The Streptomyces camelliae genome window below encodes:
- a CDS encoding ABC transporter transmembrane domain-containing protein translates to MIDAYEEPGAPDVRGGWRFLWWLVRRQSGRSVAGAVLGSVWMVLMAAQPYMTARAVDDGLVPGRLGVLAAWTAAMFLVGTVNAWLSIMRHRTMTRVRMDANFRTVKVVVGHVVRLGAALPRRAGAGEVVTIGVGDVQTVAQALTVVGPGVGAVVVYAVVAGLLLTVSAPLAAVVLLGLPVLALVTGPVTLRLQHAESAYRERQGVLTARIGDLAGGLRVLNGLGGKGLFADGFRTDSQALRAQGYRVGAAASWVQALGVGLPTLFLAVVTWLAARLAAQGSITVGQLVSVYGYVAVLIGPVAFFVQMAYDLNRGVVAARRVVRLLRLEPEPDAGTRPAPEGPAELYDPASGVRIAPGRLTALAAARPTEAAAVVDRLGRFGPTDATWGGVRLDAIALADVRARVLVADNEADLFAGPLRDVVAAEGAVGEGALRRALHAAAAEDVVRGLPEGADSFVSGQGRSLSGGQRQRMRLVRALLADPEVLLAVEPTSALDAHTEATVAERLRAAREGRTTVVTSTSPLVLDRADTVVFLAGGKVAASGPHRRLLAEEPDYRALVARDVEETGDAAESAEDAEGVVR, encoded by the coding sequence ATGATCGACGCGTACGAAGAGCCCGGTGCGCCTGATGTGCGGGGTGGCTGGCGGTTTCTGTGGTGGCTGGTGCGGCGGCAGTCGGGACGGTCGGTGGCCGGGGCCGTGCTGGGAAGTGTGTGGATGGTGCTGATGGCCGCGCAGCCGTACATGACGGCGCGGGCCGTGGACGACGGGCTGGTGCCGGGGCGGCTGGGGGTGCTGGCCGCGTGGACGGCGGCGATGTTCCTGGTCGGTACGGTCAACGCCTGGCTGAGCATCATGCGGCACCGCACGATGACCCGGGTGCGGATGGACGCCAACTTCCGCACGGTGAAGGTGGTCGTGGGGCATGTGGTGCGGCTCGGGGCCGCGCTGCCGCGCCGGGCGGGGGCCGGGGAGGTCGTGACCATCGGGGTCGGTGACGTGCAGACGGTCGCACAGGCACTGACCGTGGTCGGGCCGGGCGTCGGCGCGGTCGTGGTGTACGCGGTCGTGGCCGGGCTGCTGCTCACGGTCTCGGCGCCGCTCGCCGCCGTCGTCCTGCTCGGGCTGCCGGTGCTGGCGCTGGTCACCGGTCCGGTGACGCTGCGCCTGCAGCACGCGGAGAGCGCGTACCGGGAGCGGCAGGGCGTGCTGACCGCCCGCATCGGGGACCTCGCCGGGGGCTTGCGCGTCCTCAACGGGCTGGGCGGCAAGGGGCTGTTCGCCGACGGCTTCCGGACGGACTCGCAGGCGCTGCGCGCGCAGGGCTACCGGGTGGGCGCGGCGGCCAGCTGGGTGCAGGCGCTCGGCGTCGGGCTGCCCACGCTCTTCCTGGCCGTCGTCACCTGGCTCGCCGCCCGCCTCGCGGCCCAAGGGTCCATCACCGTCGGCCAGTTGGTGTCCGTGTACGGCTATGTCGCGGTGCTGATCGGGCCGGTGGCGTTCTTCGTGCAGATGGCCTACGACCTGAACCGTGGTGTGGTGGCCGCGCGCCGGGTCGTACGGCTGCTGCGGCTGGAGCCGGAGCCGGACGCGGGCACGCGGCCCGCGCCCGAGGGGCCCGCCGAGCTGTACGACCCCGCGTCCGGCGTGCGGATCGCGCCCGGCCGGCTCACCGCGCTGGCCGCCGCCCGGCCCACCGAGGCCGCGGCCGTGGTCGACCGGCTCGGCCGCTTCGGTCCGACCGACGCCACCTGGGGCGGGGTGCGGCTGGACGCGATCGCGCTCGCCGACGTACGCGCGCGCGTGCTGGTCGCGGACAACGAGGCCGATCTGTTCGCGGGGCCGCTGCGGGACGTCGTGGCCGCCGAGGGCGCGGTCGGGGAGGGGGCGCTGCGCCGGGCGCTGCACGCCGCCGCGGCCGAGGACGTCGTACGCGGGCTGCCCGAGGGGGCCGACTCGTTCGTCTCCGGTCAGGGCCGCAGCCTGTCGGGCGGCCAGCGCCAACGGATGCGACTGGTGCGGGCGTTGCTCGCCGACCCGGAGGTGCTGCTCGCCGTGGAACCGACCTCGGCCCTGGACGCGCACACGGAGGCGACGGTCGCCGAACGGCTCCGGGCGGCACGGGAGGGCCGTACGACGGTGGTGACGTCCACCTCGCCGCTGGTGCTGGACCGCGCGGACACGGTGGTGTTCCTGGCGGGCGGCAAGGTGGCGGCGAGCGGCCCGCACCGACGGCTGCTGGCGGAGGAGCCGGACTACCGGGCCCTCGTGGCGCGGGATGTGGAGGAGACGGGGGATGCGGCGGAGTCGGCGGAGGACGCCGAGGGGGTCGTACGGTGA
- a CDS encoding ABC transporter ATP-binding protein: MTTTTAAGPTAEDDELPGHREEGDDAFDRDVLPTAPGATAALLRSLLAPLKGRAVLTTVLLLLQLAAVQAGPLLVAYAIDTAVPAFRDHRHGPLIAVAVGYLLCALLSGGLQAAFIETSARVSQDVLLDLRGRIFRHAQALSIDFHERYTSGRLISRSTTDVESLRELLNDGLQELVTVVLSFVYISALLLWLDLGLGAVAVASLVPLYLLVRMYQRRAGRVYRARSTAIAAVIVKFVETMNGIRPVRAFRREAVNDAEFRVLNRRHERTNGDALLEMARYVVGSRLVANTAVAGIVLWGAYRVASGSLELGVLAAAVLYLRRLYDPIDRLGMFLNAYQSAAASLEKIAGLLAQTPTVPEPPTSHELPPLEGELPGREVVFDSVRFGYRTGGEVLPRFDLTLPAGQTVAVVGSTGAGKSTLAKLLARFYDPSGGRVLLDGVDLRELPMPELRRGVVMVTQEAFLFSGTVADNIAIGRPDATREEIEQAAKAIGAHEFISALPDGYDTDVRKRGGRISAGQRQLVAFARALLADPAVLILDEATSSLDIPGERAVQRAMSTVLRGRTAVVIAHRLSTVEIADRVLVMEHGRIVEDGTPADLISGTGRFADLHKAWRDSLA; encoded by the coding sequence TTGACCACCACGACCGCCGCCGGCCCCACCGCCGAGGACGACGAACTCCCGGGCCACCGGGAAGAGGGGGACGACGCCTTCGACCGGGACGTCCTGCCCACCGCGCCCGGCGCCACCGCCGCTCTCCTGCGCTCGCTGCTCGCGCCCCTGAAGGGCCGGGCCGTACTCACCACCGTCCTCCTTCTCCTCCAGCTGGCGGCCGTCCAGGCGGGCCCGCTGCTGGTGGCGTACGCCATCGACACCGCCGTACCCGCGTTCCGCGACCACCGCCACGGCCCGCTGATCGCGGTGGCCGTCGGCTATCTGCTGTGCGCGCTGCTCTCCGGCGGGCTGCAGGCCGCGTTCATCGAGACCTCCGCCCGGGTCAGCCAGGACGTGCTGCTGGATCTGCGCGGCCGGATCTTCCGGCACGCCCAGGCGCTGAGCATCGACTTCCACGAGCGCTACACCTCGGGCCGGCTGATCTCCCGCTCCACCACGGACGTCGAGTCGCTGCGCGAGCTCCTGAACGACGGGCTCCAGGAGCTGGTGACCGTCGTGCTGTCCTTCGTCTACATCTCCGCGCTGCTGCTGTGGCTGGACCTCGGCCTGGGCGCGGTCGCGGTGGCGTCCCTCGTGCCGCTGTACCTGTTGGTGCGCATGTACCAACGGCGGGCGGGGCGGGTGTACCGGGCGCGGTCCACGGCGATCGCGGCGGTGATCGTGAAGTTCGTGGAGACGATGAACGGCATCCGTCCGGTGCGCGCGTTCCGCCGGGAGGCTGTGAACGACGCCGAGTTCAGGGTCCTCAACCGGCGGCACGAGCGGACGAACGGGGACGCGCTGCTGGAGATGGCCCGCTATGTGGTCGGCTCCCGGCTGGTGGCCAACACGGCGGTGGCGGGGATCGTGCTGTGGGGCGCCTACCGGGTGGCGTCCGGCTCGCTGGAGCTGGGCGTGCTGGCGGCGGCGGTGCTGTACCTGCGCCGGCTGTACGACCCGATCGACCGGCTCGGCATGTTCCTGAACGCCTACCAGTCGGCCGCCGCCTCCCTGGAGAAGATCGCCGGGCTGCTCGCGCAGACCCCGACCGTGCCCGAGCCGCCGACGTCGCATGAACTCCCGCCGCTGGAGGGCGAGTTGCCGGGCCGTGAGGTCGTCTTCGACTCGGTCCGGTTCGGCTACCGTACCGGCGGCGAGGTGCTGCCCCGCTTCGATCTGACCCTCCCGGCCGGGCAGACGGTCGCGGTCGTCGGCTCCACGGGCGCGGGCAAGTCCACGCTCGCCAAGCTCCTCGCCCGCTTCTACGACCCCTCCGGCGGGCGCGTCCTGCTGGACGGGGTGGACCTGCGCGAGCTGCCGATGCCGGAACTGCGGCGCGGGGTGGTCATGGTGACCCAGGAGGCGTTCCTGTTCTCGGGGACGGTCGCGGACAACATCGCCATCGGCCGGCCCGACGCCACCCGCGAGGAGATCGAGCAGGCGGCGAAGGCGATCGGCGCGCACGAGTTCATCAGCGCGCTGCCCGACGGCTACGACACCGACGTCCGCAAGCGCGGCGGCCGCATCTCGGCGGGCCAGCGCCAACTGGTCGCCTTCGCACGGGCGTTGCTCGCCGACCCGGCGGTGCTGATCCTGGACGAGGCGACCAGCTCGCTGGACATCCCGGGCGAGCGGGCCGTGCAGCGGGCGATGTCGACGGTGCTGCGGGGCCGTACGGCGGTGGTGATCGCCCACCGCCTGTCGACGGTCGAGATCGCGGACCGGGTCCTGGTCATGGAACACGGCCGCATCGTCGAGGACGGCACCCCGGCCGACCTCATCTCCGGCACGGGCCGCTTCGCGGATCTGCACAAGGCGTGGCGGGACAGCCTGGCCTAA
- a CDS encoding ABC transporter ATP-binding protein, whose protein sequence is MTAAGEGLLPVADRATVRRAAVRLVRADRRAFAAALLLNALAAGAGLVGPWLVGRIVDEVRAGHGVGAVDRLALWILLCAPAQLLLARWARYVGYRFGERTLARVREEYVERVLALPASVVERAGTGDLTARGTADVATVGSTLRDVGPELLVNSVQALFVLGAVFALDPLLGAFGLLGLTPIWLALRWYLRRARDGYLAEGAATSEVAEIVAATAAGARTVEAFRLRRRRITASRDALETSRRTRFYTLFLRTVFFPAIEVTYTVPVAGVLLVGGWLHERGTVGVGAVVAAALYLRQFTEPLDQILMHVEQLQNSGASFARVEGLAQAPRGDAGADSPVPADDRIDVREVRYAYERGGEVLRGVDLTVRPGERLAVVGPSGAGKTTLSRLLAGIDRPGSGAVTVGGVPVAELEPELLRRQVVLVTQEHHVFLGTVRDNLLIAEPEADDDEVWAALAAVGADEWVRDLPAGLDTRLGTDGTATDGSQAQQLALARVVLADPHTLILDEATALLDPTTARHTERALAAVLEGRTVIAIAHRLHTAHDADRVAVMENGRLTELGTHEELVTADGAYAALWRTWHGDAGSRG, encoded by the coding sequence GTGACGGCGGCCGGTGAGGGGTTGCTGCCGGTCGCGGACCGGGCGACGGTGCGGCGGGCCGCGGTGCGGCTGGTTCGGGCCGACAGGCGGGCGTTCGCCGCCGCGCTGCTGCTGAACGCGCTCGCGGCGGGAGCCGGGCTGGTCGGGCCGTGGCTGGTCGGGCGGATCGTCGACGAGGTGCGCGCCGGACACGGGGTCGGGGCGGTGGACCGGCTGGCGCTGTGGATCCTGCTGTGCGCGCCGGCGCAGCTGCTGCTGGCCCGCTGGGCGCGGTACGTGGGCTACCGGTTCGGGGAGCGGACGCTGGCCCGGGTGCGCGAGGAGTACGTCGAGCGGGTTCTGGCGCTGCCCGCGTCCGTGGTGGAGCGGGCCGGCACCGGTGATCTCACGGCGCGCGGTACGGCGGACGTCGCGACCGTCGGCAGCACGCTGCGCGACGTCGGCCCGGAGCTGCTGGTCAACTCCGTGCAGGCGCTGTTCGTGCTGGGCGCGGTGTTCGCGCTGGACCCGCTGCTGGGGGCGTTCGGGCTGCTCGGGCTGACCCCGATCTGGCTGGCGCTGCGCTGGTATCTGCGGCGGGCCCGGGACGGCTATCTCGCCGAGGGCGCGGCGACGTCCGAGGTCGCGGAGATCGTCGCCGCCACGGCGGCCGGGGCCCGGACGGTCGAGGCGTTCCGGCTGCGCCGGCGGCGGATCACGGCGAGCCGGGACGCGCTGGAGACCTCCCGCCGTACCCGCTTCTACACGCTGTTCCTGCGGACCGTGTTCTTCCCGGCGATCGAGGTGACGTACACCGTGCCCGTGGCCGGGGTGCTGCTGGTCGGCGGGTGGCTGCACGAGCGGGGCACGGTCGGGGTGGGCGCGGTGGTGGCCGCGGCGCTGTATCTGCGGCAGTTCACCGAACCGCTGGACCAGATCCTGATGCACGTGGAGCAACTCCAGAACAGCGGCGCCTCGTTCGCGCGCGTGGAGGGGCTGGCGCAGGCACCGCGCGGAGACGCCGGCGCGGACTCACCGGTGCCGGCGGACGACCGGATCGACGTGCGCGAGGTGCGGTACGCCTACGAGCGCGGCGGCGAGGTGCTGCGCGGGGTGGACCTGACGGTACGGCCCGGGGAGCGGCTCGCGGTCGTGGGGCCCTCCGGCGCCGGCAAGACGACGCTGAGCCGGCTGCTCGCGGGCATCGACCGGCCCGGGTCCGGCGCGGTGACGGTGGGCGGGGTGCCGGTCGCCGAACTGGAGCCGGAGCTGCTGCGCCGCCAGGTGGTGCTGGTCACCCAGGAGCACCATGTGTTCCTCGGCACGGTCCGCGACAACCTCCTGATCGCCGAGCCGGAGGCCGACGACGACGAGGTGTGGGCGGCGCTGGCGGCGGTGGGCGCCGACGAGTGGGTCCGCGACCTGCCGGCCGGCCTGGACACCCGCCTGGGTACGGACGGTACGGCCACCGACGGCTCACAGGCCCAGCAACTCGCCCTGGCCCGCGTGGTGTTGGCGGACCCGCACACCCTCATCCTCGACGAGGCGACGGCCCTGCTGGACCCCACCACGGCCCGCCACACCGAACGCGCCCTGGCCGCCGTCCTGGAGGGCCGCACGGTCATCGCCATCGCCCACCGCCTCCACACGGCCCACGACGCCGACCGCGTGGCGGTCATGGAGAACGGCCGCCTCACGGAACTGGGCACACACGAGGAGCTGGTGACAGCCGACGGGGCGTACGCGGCACTGTG
- a CDS encoding ABC transporter ATP-binding protein, translating into MPTTRATTEDRSAVRTLLRLWPYVRPVRARLFTAASVAIVASCTGLVIPLVLKWMVDGPVADRDPGGVWLGALYLLLLGIAEALLFGLRRWLVARPLSHVEAEMRAGLYGHLQRLPVAFHDRWASGQLLSRGTTDLMLLRQFLAFPLTFLLVNSVTILVGVVIMLVQDWVLGLVILAPTLPVMWTCAVFERRYATVARRAQDQVGDLTTVVEESVLGIRVIKGFGRHRSQARAFRELAVTLRGTELRKARMLAVIWGVIVTLPELAIGVALVLGAVRVADGELSAGTLVAFLSTALALRWPVDSIGFLLAMSQEAATATERYFEVMDEVPEDDSTAVAGDARPRSRAAAGLRFENVSFRYPDAPPGSPPLLTGIDLHLRPGESMALVGATGSGKTTLTALVPRLHEVTSGRITLDGVDITELPREELRARVAVAFEEPTLFSASVGENVLMGTRSDAGKPELERALAVAQAGFAQALPQGTDTRVGEQGLSLSGGQRQRLALARAVVGRPEFLVLDDPLSALDVHTEAAVEAALRQVLADTTALIVAHRPSTVLLADRVALLSGGRIAAVGTHHELLRSNAEYAHLMSGESAYAGDTEDSR; encoded by the coding sequence CGTCGCCATAGTCGCCTCCTGCACGGGGCTGGTGATCCCGCTCGTCCTGAAGTGGATGGTGGACGGGCCGGTCGCCGACCGGGACCCGGGCGGGGTGTGGCTCGGCGCGCTGTACCTGCTCCTGCTGGGCATCGCCGAGGCGCTGCTGTTCGGGCTGCGCCGGTGGCTGGTGGCCCGCCCGCTGTCCCATGTGGAGGCGGAGATGCGGGCGGGGCTGTACGGGCATCTGCAGCGGCTCCCGGTGGCCTTCCACGACCGCTGGGCCTCGGGCCAGCTGCTGTCCCGGGGCACCACGGACCTGATGCTGCTGCGCCAGTTCCTCGCCTTCCCGCTGACGTTCCTGCTGGTCAACAGCGTGACCATCCTGGTCGGCGTAGTGATCATGCTGGTTCAGGACTGGGTGCTGGGGCTGGTCATCCTCGCTCCCACGCTCCCCGTGATGTGGACCTGCGCGGTCTTCGAACGGCGGTACGCGACGGTGGCCCGGCGGGCGCAGGACCAGGTCGGCGATCTGACGACGGTGGTCGAGGAGAGCGTGCTCGGCATCCGCGTCATCAAGGGCTTCGGCCGCCACCGCAGCCAGGCGCGGGCGTTCCGCGAGCTCGCGGTCACCCTGCGCGGCACGGAGCTGCGCAAGGCCCGGATGCTGGCCGTCATCTGGGGCGTCATCGTCACGCTGCCCGAGCTGGCGATCGGGGTGGCGTTGGTGCTGGGAGCCGTGCGGGTGGCCGACGGGGAGCTGTCGGCGGGGACGCTGGTGGCCTTTCTGAGTACGGCCCTTGCGCTGCGCTGGCCCGTGGACTCCATCGGCTTCCTGCTGGCGATGAGTCAGGAGGCGGCCACGGCCACGGAGCGGTACTTCGAGGTGATGGACGAGGTGCCGGAGGACGACTCCACCGCGGTGGCCGGGGACGCTCGCCCGCGCTCACGGGCTGCCGCCGGACTCCGCTTCGAGAACGTCTCGTTCCGCTACCCCGACGCACCCCCCGGCTCCCCTCCCCTCCTCACCGGTATCGACCTCCACCTGCGCCCCGGCGAGTCCATGGCCCTGGTCGGCGCCACCGGCAGCGGGAAGACGACGCTCACCGCGCTCGTGCCACGGCTGCACGAGGTCACCTCCGGACGGATCACGCTGGACGGCGTGGACATCACCGAGCTGCCCCGCGAGGAGCTGCGCGCCAGGGTCGCCGTCGCCTTCGAGGAGCCGACCCTCTTCTCGGCGAGCGTCGGCGAGAACGTCCTCATGGGCACCCGATCCGACGCGGGGAAGCCGGAGTTGGAGCGGGCGCTGGCCGTCGCGCAGGCCGGTTTCGCGCAGGCCCTCCCCCAGGGCACCGACACCCGCGTCGGCGAGCAGGGCCTCAGCCTGTCCGGCGGCCAGCGGCAGCGCCTCGCCCTGGCGCGGGCGGTGGTCGGCAGACCGGAGTTCCTCGTGCTGGACGACCCGCTGTCCGCCCTGGACGTGCACACGGAGGCGGCCGTGGAGGCGGCACTGCGCCAGGTCCTCGCCGACACCACCGCCCTGATCGTGGCCCACCGCCCCTCCACGGTGCTGCTCGCCGACCGGGTCGCCCTGCTCTCGGGCGGCCGGATCGCCGCCGTCGGCACCCACCACGAACTGCTGCGCAGCAACGCCGAGTACGCCCATCTGATGTCCGGAGAATCCGCGTACGCCGGGGATACGGAGGACTCCCGTTGA
- a CDS encoding GNAT family N-acetyltransferase, translating to MVIPSEVLPGGAVLRLVTLDDAEALHAAYVANREYLAPWEPIRPDNFFTVEGQAERIAGLLREFAERRVVPWVFESESDGSVIGMITLTGLVYGAFRSAYLGYWVAADRQNRGLAGAAVASVCRAARDIVGLHRIEATTLLDNTASQRVLEKNGFEPIGTAPRYLHINGQWRDHRLFQRILHDGPPS from the coding sequence ATGGTCATTCCTTCCGAAGTGCTGCCGGGCGGCGCCGTGTTGCGCCTCGTCACCCTCGACGACGCGGAGGCGCTGCACGCCGCGTACGTGGCGAACCGGGAGTACCTGGCCCCCTGGGAGCCGATCCGCCCGGACAACTTCTTCACCGTCGAGGGGCAGGCCGAACGCATTGCCGGCCTCTTGCGGGAGTTCGCGGAACGCCGGGTCGTGCCCTGGGTGTTCGAGAGCGAGAGCGACGGCTCGGTCATCGGCATGATCACGCTCACCGGACTGGTTTACGGGGCGTTCCGCAGCGCGTATCTGGGGTACTGGGTGGCCGCCGACCGGCAGAACCGGGGGCTGGCCGGCGCGGCGGTGGCGAGCGTGTGCCGCGCGGCCCGCGACATCGTCGGCCTGCACCGCATCGAGGCCACCACGCTCCTCGACAACACCGCGTCGCAACGGGTGCTGGAGAAGAACGGTTTCGAGCCGATCGGCACGGCCCCGCGCTATCTCCACATCAACGGGCAATGGCGGGACCACCGTCTGTTCCAGCGGATTCTGCACGACGGTCCGCCGAGTTAG